From Methanocella paludicola SANAE, a single genomic window includes:
- a CDS encoding ABC transporter permease, whose product MSLYDYRELIKNLVVSDLKVKYANSMLGFAWSLLNPLLMMLVLYFVFSNFFGSGGSFVLYILTGLLVWRFFSIGTSAALASVVGKPSLVTKIYIPREILPLSSTLSSLISSVLEFCVLVPLLFIFGIGLSPAILLFPVLLAMFFLIVYGMALILSSLFVYFRDLNNIWDVLMQVGFFACPIMYPLSQLSKLPEQIKTLYMLNPVTLLIEMYRDIFLEGTVPDLWSFAIVLVFGVVLVVFGNAVFKRLQRRFAEEV is encoded by the coding sequence ATGTCTTTATATGATTATCGAGAGCTTATCAAGAACCTCGTCGTGAGCGACCTCAAGGTGAAGTACGCAAATTCCATGTTAGGTTTCGCGTGGTCGCTGCTGAATCCCCTATTGATGATGCTCGTGCTCTACTTTGTGTTCAGCAACTTTTTCGGGAGCGGTGGTAGCTTCGTCCTTTACATCCTGACGGGCCTCCTGGTCTGGAGGTTCTTCTCCATCGGTACGAGTGCTGCACTGGCCTCGGTGGTAGGCAAGCCCAGCCTGGTCACGAAGATATACATACCCAGGGAGATACTGCCCCTGAGCTCTACCCTGTCGAGCCTGATCAGCTCGGTGCTCGAGTTTTGCGTGCTCGTGCCCCTGTTATTTATTTTTGGCATCGGGCTCTCACCGGCAATCCTGCTTTTCCCTGTACTGCTGGCAATGTTCTTCCTCATCGTCTATGGAATGGCGCTCATCCTTTCCTCGCTCTTCGTCTACTTCAGGGACCTGAATAATATCTGGGACGTGCTCATGCAGGTCGGTTTCTTTGCCTGCCCTATCATGTATCCTCTATCGCAGCTTTCGAAGCTGCCCGAGCAGATCAAGACTCTCTATATGCTGAACCCGGTTACTTTACTCATCGAGATGTACCGGGACATATTCCTCGAAGGAACGGTCCCCGACCTATGGAGCTTCGCAATCGTCCTCGTCTTCGGCGTTGTGTTAGTCGTCTTCGGGAACGCAGTCTTCAAGAGGCTCCAGCGGCGCTTCGCCGAGGAGGTATGA
- a CDS encoding glycosyltransferase family 2 protein, with protein sequence MSSGRMPLASVIVVNYNGKQYLKRCLDALLDQTYRNVEVILVDNGSGDGSVDFVRSNYHTVQIIDNVKNLGFAPANNVGIRAARGELIATLNNDTMAAPGWLEALAGEMISNERVGMCASKMLRMDDPTIIDSTGICISRSGACWDRGMFEKDEGQYEAVVEVFGPCAGAALYRKSMLDEIGLFDEDFFSYMEDTDLAFRGRLAGWKCRYVPNAIVRHVHGGTAGYVSDYTVYYGNRNIVWYALKDFPPGLLVTSLPFIAGRSMGVIPYYVLKGHGKTILRAKWDALTGAPKMLRKRRKAKKNDINKFIRTWADIKKPPEAYVKAEGGLS encoded by the coding sequence ATGAGCTCCGGCCGAATGCCCCTGGCCTCAGTCATTGTGGTTAACTACAACGGTAAGCAGTACTTGAAGCGGTGCCTGGATGCCCTGCTGGACCAGACTTACCGTAATGTCGAGGTCATCCTTGTTGATAATGGCTCGGGTGACGGCTCAGTAGATTTTGTAAGGTCAAACTATCATACCGTTCAGATAATCGATAACGTGAAGAACCTCGGCTTCGCACCCGCTAATAACGTGGGCATCAGGGCGGCCAGGGGAGAGCTCATCGCCACGCTAAATAACGATACTATGGCAGCGCCAGGATGGCTGGAAGCGCTGGCCGGGGAAATGATTTCCAACGAGAGAGTCGGGATGTGCGCCTCCAAGATGCTCCGGATGGACGACCCGACTATCATCGACTCGACCGGGATCTGCATTTCCAGGAGCGGCGCATGCTGGGACCGGGGCATGTTCGAGAAGGACGAGGGCCAGTATGAGGCTGTGGTCGAGGTCTTCGGCCCCTGCGCCGGGGCGGCGCTGTACAGGAAGAGCATGCTTGATGAGATCGGGCTGTTCGACGAGGACTTTTTCTCTTACATGGAGGACACGGACCTCGCTTTTAGGGGAAGGCTGGCAGGCTGGAAGTGCCGGTACGTGCCGAATGCCATCGTGCGCCATGTGCACGGCGGAACGGCGGGCTATGTGTCTGACTACACGGTGTATTACGGGAACCGCAATATCGTCTGGTATGCGCTCAAGGACTTCCCGCCGGGGCTGCTTGTGACGTCGCTGCCGTTCATCGCAGGTCGTAGCATGGGCGTGATCCCCTATTATGTGCTGAAAGGCCATGGGAAGACCATCCTGAGGGCGAAGTGGGATGCCCTGACCGGAGCGCCGAAGATGCTGAGGAAGAGGCGGAAAGCGAAGAAGAACGACATCAACAAGTTTATAAGGACCTGGGCTGATATAAAAAAGCCTCCTGAGGCTTATGTTAAGGCCGAAGGGGGGTTAAGTTAG
- a CDS encoding acyltransferase family protein — MTVENDTHKSNNFDFLRVFAALLVIFSHSFPLSGIHTEPLGAITGYMTCGALGVAIFFIISGYLITKSWMEHPSAIRFLWNRSLRIFPGLFVVTIICILVLGPLVTNLSLSEYFAQAEYLWLYLKNTTLLSISFYLPGVFTNNPYQVAVNGSLWSLPIEFGMYLLILALGLLGLLRKKEFLLLLASCTIIVFAFNNIPELATIKPIVDLFDAISILGFLTSISTGIAIMFMIGAIYYLYKDSIVYNGWISLTLFVALCLSFKTNFFQLASLICLPYMIIWASQVPTRYIKNTGKYGDFSYGLYIYAFPVQQLIMNYFNGISWLELFILAVPATFICAFLSWHLIESNFLKLKKIDLQLLFETMIKKISPKIA; from the coding sequence ATGACAGTAGAAAATGATACACATAAATCAAATAATTTTGACTTTCTGCGTGTCTTTGCCGCCCTCCTGGTCATATTTTCCCACTCATTTCCTTTAAGCGGTATACATACTGAGCCGCTGGGCGCCATCACAGGATACATGACCTGTGGCGCGCTGGGTGTCGCGATATTTTTCATCATTAGTGGGTATCTGATAACAAAAAGCTGGATGGAGCACCCATCCGCTATAAGATTTTTATGGAATCGTTCCCTGCGAATATTCCCCGGTCTTTTCGTTGTCACAATTATCTGTATTTTAGTGCTTGGGCCGCTGGTCACGAATTTATCACTAAGTGAGTACTTTGCCCAGGCAGAATATTTATGGCTATATTTAAAAAATACGACGCTTCTATCCATATCGTTTTACCTTCCCGGCGTCTTTACTAATAATCCGTATCAGGTGGCGGTTAATGGGTCTCTATGGTCGTTACCGATAGAGTTCGGGATGTATCTACTTATACTTGCGCTGGGCCTTTTAGGACTGCTACGGAAAAAGGAGTTCTTATTATTACTCGCCTCGTGTACAATCATAGTATTTGCCTTCAACAATATTCCCGAGCTCGCGACGATAAAGCCCATAGTCGACTTGTTCGATGCCATAAGTATTCTGGGATTTTTAACTTCAATATCCACCGGGATCGCAATCATGTTCATGATAGGCGCGATCTATTATCTATATAAAGACAGTATTGTTTATAACGGCTGGATATCGCTGACGCTATTCGTTGCCTTATGCCTGTCGTTCAAAACAAATTTCTTCCAACTGGCAAGCCTAATTTGCCTGCCCTACATGATAATCTGGGCGAGCCAAGTCCCGACACGGTATATAAAAAATACTGGTAAATACGGGGACTTTAGCTATGGTCTATATATCTATGCATTCCCGGTCCAGCAGCTGATAATGAATTATTTTAATGGTATAAGCTGGCTTGAGCTATTTATCCTGGCAGTGCCAGCCACGTTTATTTGTGCATTCTTATCATGGCATTTGATTGAGTCGAATTTCCTTAAACTAAAAAAGATAGACCTACAATTGCTGTTCGAAACAATGATAAAAAAGATTTCGCCTAAGATAGCTTAA
- a CDS encoding ABC transporter ATP-binding protein — translation MPLLLKEKSKLDEESAIVVNNVSKCYRIPMEKKRTVYENIIGMFSGNKSYEEFWALKDVSFNIKRGETFGVIGPNGSGKSTLLKMLAGVLYPDSGSVKVNGRIAPFLELGVGFQYELTAKENIYLYGAIMGLTKKEVDRKYEDILDFAELKRFENMKLRNFSSGMYVRLAFSIAIQTDPDILLLDEVLAVGDEHFQKKCMEKIEDIRKSGKTIVFVSHSLPSVNSLCQKSLLLNSGMIVAMGETNKVIQKYQQMANQI, via the coding sequence ATGCCTTTACTGCTTAAGGAAAAGTCAAAGCTGGACGAGGAGAGCGCCATCGTGGTGAATAATGTCTCGAAGTGCTACCGTATCCCCATGGAAAAGAAGCGAACGGTGTATGAGAACATTATCGGGATGTTCAGCGGGAATAAGAGCTACGAAGAGTTCTGGGCCCTGAAGGACGTTAGCTTCAACATTAAGCGTGGGGAGACGTTCGGAGTTATCGGGCCGAATGGGAGCGGGAAGAGTACGCTGCTTAAGATGCTGGCAGGAGTGCTGTACCCGGACAGCGGCTCGGTAAAGGTCAATGGGCGAATCGCGCCGTTCCTGGAGCTGGGCGTCGGGTTCCAGTACGAGCTCACTGCCAAAGAGAACATTTACCTGTATGGCGCTATCATGGGGCTCACGAAAAAAGAGGTCGATAGGAAGTATGAGGATATTCTCGATTTCGCCGAGCTCAAGCGGTTTGAAAATATGAAATTGAGGAATTTTTCATCGGGAATGTACGTGAGGCTTGCCTTTTCAATCGCTATACAGACCGATCCAGATATTCTATTACTCGACGAGGTTTTAGCAGTAGGGGACGAGCACTTCCAGAAGAAGTGTATGGAGAAGATAGAAGATATAAGAAAAAGCGGTAAAACCATTGTGTTCGTTTCCCATTCCTTGCCTTCGGTCAATAGCCTATGTCAAAAATCTTTATTGCTCAATAGTGGTATGATAGTGGCAATGGGAGAGACGAATAAAGTAATTCAGAAATATCAGCAAATGGCAAATCAAATTTAA
- a CDS encoding glycosyltransferase, which yields MPDILRAIRYEPNTIDPENKNTSHGLIIDLVGRNKAVLEVGNSTGYLSKIFRENGNRVTGIDIDREAGSIAQQYCETMVFGDIEIIDLDAYLKDSYFDVIVFGDVLEHLKSPEQILIKVKKYLKSDGYLVVSLPNGCHGDIILNLLFGDFRYTPMGLHDVTHLRFFGWKNILDMFNDHGYMVINVNKVRVPVGNTELKVDKDKVPDDLFNFIKSIPDSDVYQYVFTAIPGDIKNNTGNEQTPIIQLAPIFNSAIEGTLEKRVELLKEEILKVSAENQELLRDIERLDDQNSTLKRELSDMRQSSIWRLVMAYHNGFVERFLPHDTRRRKAYDRILISARKLVNGGLGGLSKKYSHHKKNKAMIAAKPKFPRIVENSVPPYKRIRQIKNYPLISIIIVTYNSERFIGNAIDSIIGQNYPPASTEIIVVDNNSRDKTAVTVNEYMEKYNDKIKIKLVETNKNNGFGKGVNIGVLNASPNADYVLLFNPDCKLYKDTLTELISAASATISDGYRLWECRQMPYEHPKHYSPVTLETSWSSGACCLIHKDAFENVGGFDENIFLYMEDVDLSWRLRMNGYKLMYLPFARVQHDTYSEANVVKSAQYYNSVLYQFYLRYKYGNREDIKWYYKEYFRLLNNVPNKLPYERSKLIEQFVKHSLLIPKALAFRIKNRKALKSFKPWFMDYDFEFRREGAFVKSDIDMEDPSLLPKVSIIVRTIGRKGFLREALTSIRNQTYGNIETIVVEDGPATVKEMLDQEFSRMDIKYFALGENHGRCRAGNFGLNKCTGEYLRFLDDDDLLYPTSIETAVCFMLKDDGEHRLMYDLSFEVPTEIISEDPFKYREFDYRLTYDQNFDRNILSIHNYMPIQNVLFDRELYELYGGFDESLDALEDWDLWIRYSQHTDFFKIPKITSLYRVPAVENDIEKRQVKLDKYYKIVKEKYNLPIGQLE from the coding sequence GTGCCTGATATTTTACGTGCAATACGATATGAGCCTAATACCATTGACCCTGAAAATAAAAATACTAGCCACGGCTTAATCATAGATCTGGTGGGTAGAAATAAGGCAGTTCTCGAGGTGGGCAACTCTACAGGCTATTTAAGTAAAATTTTCAGAGAAAACGGCAATCGTGTTACTGGCATCGATATTGACCGTGAGGCAGGAAGTATTGCACAACAATATTGCGAAACTATGGTTTTCGGGGACATCGAGATAATCGATCTTGATGCTTATCTAAAAGATTCCTATTTTGATGTGATAGTATTCGGGGATGTATTAGAACATTTAAAATCGCCCGAACAAATCCTCATAAAAGTAAAAAAATATCTAAAATCGGACGGGTATTTGGTCGTATCCCTTCCAAATGGTTGCCATGGCGATATCATATTGAATCTATTATTTGGTGATTTCCGATATACACCGATGGGCTTACATGATGTAACCCATCTCCGATTTTTTGGATGGAAAAATATCCTCGATATGTTTAACGATCACGGTTACATGGTAATCAATGTAAATAAAGTACGGGTGCCGGTTGGAAACACAGAGCTAAAAGTCGATAAGGATAAGGTTCCTGATGATTTGTTCAACTTCATAAAGTCCATACCGGACTCGGATGTTTACCAATATGTTTTTACAGCTATCCCTGGTGATATTAAAAATAATACGGGTAATGAACAGACACCGATAATACAGCTAGCGCCTATATTTAATTCAGCTATAGAAGGTACTTTAGAAAAGCGAGTCGAACTATTAAAAGAAGAGATTTTAAAAGTAAGCGCTGAGAATCAAGAATTGTTAAGAGACATCGAGAGGTTGGATGATCAAAATTCAACACTCAAGCGCGAACTATCCGATATGAGACAAAGTTCCATCTGGCGGCTGGTCATGGCATATCATAATGGGTTCGTAGAAAGATTTTTACCTCACGATACGAGGCGCAGAAAAGCATACGACAGGATTCTTATTAGCGCTAGAAAATTAGTAAATGGGGGACTTGGTGGATTATCAAAAAAGTATAGCCATCATAAGAAGAATAAGGCAATGATCGCTGCGAAACCTAAATTCCCCAGAATAGTGGAAAACTCAGTTCCGCCATATAAGCGTATTAGACAGATAAAAAATTATCCGCTAATATCTATCATTATAGTCACGTATAATTCTGAGCGATTTATCGGGAATGCCATTGATAGCATTATCGGACAGAATTATCCCCCGGCATCGACTGAAATCATCGTCGTGGATAATAACTCGAGGGATAAGACGGCGGTAACCGTTAATGAATATATGGAAAAGTATAATGATAAAATAAAAATCAAGCTCGTTGAAACGAATAAAAATAATGGATTCGGGAAGGGCGTCAACATTGGCGTACTTAACGCCTCTCCAAACGCTGATTACGTATTATTATTCAATCCGGATTGCAAACTGTATAAAGATACATTAACCGAGCTAATATCGGCAGCTTCCGCTACTATATCGGATGGCTATCGTCTCTGGGAGTGCCGGCAGATGCCTTATGAGCACCCCAAACACTATTCGCCGGTCACCCTTGAGACGTCCTGGAGTTCAGGCGCCTGTTGTTTAATTCATAAAGATGCGTTTGAGAATGTGGGCGGTTTTGATGAAAACATTTTCCTCTACATGGAGGATGTGGATCTATCCTGGCGCTTAAGAATGAATGGTTATAAGCTTATGTACCTGCCTTTTGCACGGGTCCAGCATGATACGTACTCCGAAGCGAATGTTGTTAAAAGCGCCCAATATTATAATTCTGTTTTATACCAATTTTATCTAAGGTACAAGTATGGTAACCGGGAAGATATCAAGTGGTATTATAAGGAATATTTCCGTCTACTAAATAATGTTCCAAATAAGCTTCCATATGAGCGCTCTAAATTAATTGAACAATTTGTGAAACATAGTTTACTGATTCCAAAAGCCCTAGCATTCAGAATAAAAAACAGGAAAGCTCTTAAATCATTTAAGCCATGGTTCATGGATTACGATTTCGAGTTCCGCCGTGAAGGGGCGTTCGTAAAATCTGACATTGATATGGAAGACCCGAGCTTGTTGCCTAAAGTATCGATAATAGTTCGTACGATTGGTAGAAAAGGATTCCTCCGTGAGGCGTTGACGTCGATAAGGAATCAGACATATGGTAATATTGAAACTATCGTCGTAGAGGATGGACCGGCCACGGTCAAGGAAATGTTAGACCAAGAATTCAGTAGAATGGATATTAAATATTTCGCGCTCGGCGAGAACCATGGGCGCTGCCGCGCCGGTAACTTCGGGCTCAACAAATGTACAGGTGAATATTTACGTTTTTTAGATGACGACGATCTGCTATACCCCACGTCCATCGAGACGGCAGTCTGTTTCATGCTGAAGGACGACGGCGAGCATCGGCTAATGTACGACTTGAGCTTCGAAGTACCAACAGAGATCATATCAGAAGATCCATTCAAGTACCGGGAATTTGATTACAGGCTCACCTATGACCAGAATTTCGACAGGAACATACTCTCAATCCATAACTACATGCCCATCCAGAACGTGCTTTTCGACCGGGAGTTATATGAGCTTTATGGAGGTTTCGATGAAAGCCTGGATGCCCTCGAGGATTGGGACCTGTGGATACGGTACTCCCAGCATACCGATTTTTTTAAAATCCCGAAGATTACATCACTGTATAGGGTCCCGGCTGTCGAGAATGATATTGAAAAAAGGCAGGTAAAGCTGGATAAGTACTATAAAATCGTTAAAGAAAAGTATAATTTACCGATAGGTCAGCTTGAATGA
- a CDS encoding class I SAM-dependent methyltransferase, producing MPEELLEPFFRKLRVGLVLQHLDKDTTLCDLGCGSGSFLRSVSGDIRAGYGFDKKAEEETFGNITIKNSFIDGKVPLETGSMDCVTLIAVLEHLDRPEDVLGECYRIVKNRGKILITTPSPASKPILEFLSYRLKIVSPVEIRDHKHYYSRSELKTILEECGFTGVQVRSFEFGLNNFAIGHKQ from the coding sequence ATGCCGGAAGAGCTGTTAGAGCCCTTTTTTCGAAAGCTCCGCGTTGGCCTGGTCCTTCAGCACCTGGATAAAGATACGACGCTGTGCGACCTTGGCTGCGGCAGCGGCTCTTTTCTCCGGTCGGTCTCGGGCGACATCCGGGCCGGCTATGGCTTCGATAAAAAAGCTGAAGAAGAGACGTTCGGCAATATCACCATAAAAAATTCTTTCATCGACGGCAAAGTCCCCCTTGAAACCGGCTCGATGGATTGCGTAACCCTGATAGCGGTACTGGAGCACCTAGATAGGCCCGAAGACGTGCTCGGCGAATGCTACAGGATCGTGAAAAATAGGGGCAAAATATTGATTACTACGCCATCGCCCGCGAGCAAGCCCATCCTGGAATTCTTGTCCTATCGGCTGAAAATCGTGAGCCCTGTAGAGATACGGGACCATAAGCATTATTATTCCAGGAGCGAGCTAAAGACAATCCTGGAAGAATGCGGCTTTACTGGCGTCCAGGTAAGATCGTTCGAGTTCGGTCTAAACAACTTCGCGATAGGTCATAAGCAATGA
- a CDS encoding LIC_10190 family membrane protein codes for MLVIIDYSIFFLSYVCWFIALVGFGSVSVDFIKKTFHIDSDGEHLSLLTYGIAGMAVVTTLATLINFFMPISLTVTIVLLFFGIGLFFFNRKSILTYLSWFEKVLISTLALLIFMIIPFAWVSWFDTGMYHLPAIKWIIESQAPLGLANLHGRFGYNCSWFMLSACIDQWVIILNKPFFLVNGLIMFFYASAILLIVKRKIFPARLDKAGDISRHKGAKDKNIEIGLSDLFLIFSSIALVYPGLMMLTSSSPDLPVMIITLFVIYLAIYVLERTQNDNFYLFFAILLVAYAITIKLSSIALIVSLPVFLFQGTIESFKNKGKILDIFNDGMKEILNVLLLAILLLLTLPWMIRGLLLSGCLFFPFRIVYFSGLKWAVPPLLCTSEINWTTAWARLPSNDALTALSGWGWVKPWLERYFNIFGWSHMPLSRQIIIGTELDDFIYSLTQNIIISFIYPIAELVVPFIIFISGLLLIFYYIVFKKERLSNISLNKTACIIPMAISIIGIAFWFYSAPDLRFGIGFVYSLVLLTFSIPVYIYLFSKPRGQQLQTNVVQKRMKIIVIVLSAIILIYGSCIAIYYSTNTHGWGSDGFNFPQIQLDGYKTVDGTTIYISSGQYQLFWNGPLPNTPYFNASLRSHISNSTGLPDMFWYDDKNGLPIIL; via the coding sequence ATGCTTGTGATAATCGATTATAGTATTTTTTTTCTATCGTACGTCTGCTGGTTCATAGCGTTAGTTGGTTTCGGTAGCGTATCCGTTGATTTTATTAAAAAGACCTTTCATATCGATTCTGATGGAGAGCACCTTTCACTGCTGACCTATGGGATTGCAGGTATGGCAGTAGTTACTACACTTGCCACTTTAATTAATTTTTTTATGCCGATAAGCCTCACCGTAACGATTGTACTATTATTTTTTGGAATAGGTTTATTCTTCTTTAACAGAAAGTCGATCCTTACGTATTTAAGCTGGTTTGAAAAGGTCCTGATATCAACACTCGCCCTGCTAATCTTTATGATAATCCCGTTTGCCTGGGTTTCTTGGTTCGACACGGGCATGTATCATTTACCAGCGATTAAATGGATCATCGAGAGTCAGGCGCCTCTTGGGCTTGCGAACTTGCACGGGCGTTTTGGCTATAACTGCTCATGGTTCATGCTTTCGGCCTGCATTGACCAATGGGTAATTATCCTGAATAAGCCGTTTTTCCTGGTGAACGGGTTGATTATGTTCTTTTATGCATCCGCAATATTACTTATCGTTAAAAGAAAAATTTTTCCCGCCCGCCTGGACAAGGCGGGCGACATTTCAAGGCATAAGGGCGCCAAAGACAAAAATATTGAAATTGGCTTAAGTGACCTGTTCTTAATATTCTCATCGATCGCCCTGGTCTACCCGGGACTTATGATGCTGACGTCGTCATCCCCGGATTTACCCGTCATGATAATAACATTATTTGTTATTTATCTGGCCATTTATGTGCTGGAGCGGACACAAAATGATAATTTTTACTTGTTCTTTGCCATACTCCTCGTGGCATATGCCATTACCATTAAGCTGTCCTCAATTGCGCTTATCGTCTCGTTGCCTGTTTTCTTGTTTCAGGGTACAATTGAATCATTTAAAAATAAAGGTAAAATCCTTGACATATTCAACGATGGAATGAAGGAAATACTCAATGTTCTTTTATTGGCTATATTACTATTATTAACCTTACCATGGATGATACGAGGGCTATTATTATCAGGCTGTCTATTCTTCCCATTTCGGATCGTGTACTTTTCCGGATTAAAATGGGCTGTACCGCCGCTTCTATGCACAAGCGAAATAAACTGGACTACAGCATGGGCTCGATTACCAAGTAATGATGCCCTTACTGCTCTGTCAGGATGGGGATGGGTCAAGCCCTGGCTTGAAAGATATTTTAATATCTTCGGCTGGAGCCACATGCCGCTCTCAAGACAGATCATAATCGGAACAGAGCTGGATGATTTTATTTATTCCTTGACCCAAAACATCATTATCTCGTTTATTTATCCGATCGCAGAATTAGTAGTCCCGTTTATCATATTTATCAGTGGGCTCTTGCTGATCTTCTACTATATTGTTTTTAAAAAGGAAAGGCTCTCGAACATATCACTAAATAAAACTGCATGTATTATCCCCATGGCCATTTCCATCATCGGTATCGCGTTCTGGTTCTATTCGGCCCCAGACTTACGATTCGGCATCGGGTTCGTTTATTCGCTGGTACTTCTCACATTCAGTATACCGGTATACATATATTTATTCAGTAAGCCAAGAGGACAGCAATTGCAAACGAATGTTGTGCAAAAAAGAATGAAAATTATTGTGATAGTACTCTCGGCCATTATATTAATATACGGTAGCTGTATTGCTATATATTATTCAACGAATACACATGGATGGGGTTCGGACGGATTTAACTTCCCCCAGATTCAGCTTGATGGTTATAAAACCGTCGATGGCACGACAATATATATTTCAAGTGGCCAGTATCAGCTTTTTTGGAATGGTCCTTTGCCAAATACTCCCTATTTCAATGCTAGTTTGAGATCTCATATCTCGAATTCTACTGGATTGCCGGATATGTTCTGGTATGATGATAAAAACGGGTTACCGATCATACTGTGA
- a CDS encoding EamA family transporter: protein MNKVIIDILIGIVFASFGQLFFKVGANNVGEISFSNLLQLFNVYIIVGLILYAIGSVFWIIALSKADLSYVYPFIALTFIVVYAFSILVLKEPFHAGRMIGTAIIIIGLCVLVAFD from the coding sequence ATGAATAAAGTAATAATCGACATCCTGATAGGCATCGTGTTCGCATCCTTCGGCCAGCTGTTCTTTAAGGTCGGGGCGAATAACGTCGGTGAGATCAGCTTCTCCAACCTGCTGCAGCTATTTAATGTCTATATTATCGTGGGTTTGATATTATACGCAATCGGGTCCGTATTCTGGATTATCGCGCTATCGAAGGCCGACCTGTCCTACGTTTACCCCTTCATCGCGCTAACGTTCATCGTCGTCTATGCGTTCTCGATTCTCGTGTTAAAAGAGCCATTCCACGCAGGCCGTATGATTGGCACCGCCATCATTATCATAGGGCTGTGCGTGCTCGTCGCCTTCGATTAG
- a CDS encoding glycosyltransferase family 2 protein, with protein sequence MKTTLVVPAYNEEEALPKTFEEYMEYVDEIIIVNDGSQDNTDGIARDYASKNDKIKYIKHDTNRGKPEALKTGVEHSTGDILIFTDADCTYPARYIPEFVKRINMGADMVLGARVFNTTNIPRFNRIGNIIFSLLITYFCYTRIMDAQTGYRAMRTSIFPELDVTAKNLEYETKMTMRAAKLGYSVVEVPIEYRKRVGKSKLNPFRDGFRMLNSIPSTIWQESTFILKSVILINILLFCLGLLFGLYSIYEKLAVGVLSHEYYPLLAVVLILTAMQLMSFSLIMEFIVNKLNKIEDLVKKY encoded by the coding sequence ATGAAAACGACTCTGGTGGTCCCCGCATATAATGAAGAAGAAGCGTTGCCAAAAACGTTTGAAGAGTACATGGAATATGTTGATGAGATCATCATCGTTAATGATGGCTCGCAGGACAATACCGATGGAATAGCGCGGGACTATGCTTCAAAGAATGACAAAATTAAGTACATAAAGCATGATACCAATCGGGGCAAACCGGAGGCGCTGAAGACGGGTGTGGAACATTCCACTGGCGATATTCTCATTTTCACCGACGCTGACTGCACTTACCCTGCACGGTATATTCCAGAGTTCGTAAAAAGGATTAATATGGGCGCGGATATGGTACTGGGCGCCAGGGTGTTTAATACAACTAACATCCCCCGGTTCAACCGAATCGGAAATATAATATTCTCTTTACTAATCACCTACTTCTGCTATACGAGGATTATGGATGCACAAACCGGGTACAGGGCAATGCGTACATCTATATTCCCGGAACTCGATGTGACGGCGAAAAATCTGGAATATGAAACGAAGATGACAATGCGAGCCGCGAAACTAGGGTACAGCGTAGTCGAAGTGCCGATCGAATATAGGAAAAGGGTGGGGAAGTCCAAGCTTAACCCATTCAGGGATGGGTTCCGCATGCTCAATTCAATACCCTCTACGATTTGGCAAGAAAGTACGTTCATACTAAAAAGCGTCATCTTGATCAATATCTTGTTATTTTGTCTGGGCTTGTTATTCGGCCTTTATTCCATATATGAAAAGCTCGCCGTAGGGGTATTGTCGCATGAGTATTACCCCCTCCTGGCTGTCGTACTCATATTGACGGCCATGCAATTGATGAGCTTTAGCCTAATCATGGAATTCATCGTGAATAAGCTCAATAAGATTGAGGATTTAGTAAAAAAGTATTGA